attgtcgacttgtttatcttggatttgtacggttggattagtttgtggaagccggaatctttgtgagctgaggtcgtttggttgctgccggttttgaagctttgtgttgctctcttgttgttgttgtttgtgttggagatagctctttgtaGCTAGATTCTCTAttctgttcaggctgttgaacagggaggacgtggttgtactcataccatttatatagtggatttttgagtggactacggtcccgtggtttttccttctcacatcgaggaggttttccacgtaaaaattgtgtgtctcatttagttatcgcaactttgatatcttgccatcgtcgaagtattttcttCATAGGTTcgcacaaggtcaggggaacacgaccattagtatttccactgcgccgtgtgactttccccaACAGTTAGTTTGGAACAGGCGTACTCGGGTTTTGCATATAGGACAAGTAGCTTGCGACTCAAACCACGCGTCGATGCAATGGGCGTGAAACCAATGTTTACAGCTCGGTAAGAGTTTGGCTTTGTCTCCGTCGGCGAGCTCAGAGAGACAAATGACACACTCAACGCAGTCCTcaaacttccgagggttaaaaTCAACGACGGGGATTGATCGGATGAGGATGGAGGGGTTAACACTGGCCAACTCCGTGATGTTGATAATAAAATGGTCATCGCTGGTACCCAAACCATGATCTTGTCGGTAACACAGTAACGTTTATAAGCCCAACAATACAACAGTCCAGGAAACCCAAGAGAAACTAGTATGATACCAACCAAGAAATCATTGTGGGCGTTCCTATCACCACGACAAGTAGAAGCGCTTAGGTGAGCGAGTCCAAAAAGAAACATCATTATAAGGATAACACACGCAAGTATTTTAATGTGGCTCATCTTCAAACAAAGCAGTAGATgtgattttaatttgttttcatgaacatgtatatatatatacacatgtatttatagttgaatcCTACAGTTATTCTTAGAAAGGAAAACTTACTAAActtgaataaattaaaaaggtAGAAGTaagtaatttctttttttttttaccgcaaacaaaatttatttataaaaatttgaaattacgAAGTCAATATTCAGAATTTCCTTATTTGAAATCGTTTTATTAACCGCATAaagatatattttgtatttggcCGACATTAAGAATTTGTGACGCTAAGACCACCTCCATTGGAGATTGGATGGTTTAGcaagggttcttaaaaaaaacgaaaaaaataaatcaaaaatgaataaaaagcaGAGAACCGGCGTTAAGCAGAGGGTTTTAAGAATTGTTAAAAATCCCTACGTGGCGTTTTCGTATTGGCTACTGGTAAAAGACGAAAGGAGTCTAAATAACCAGTCTCTCTCTTCGTCGGTTCTTTTTTGTTGCATGTTCTTCGGCGATCGATCGGTgctacctcctcctcctccaaatCCGTCGATGAAATCACCGTTGCCGGAGTCCACCTGGGAACACGACTTGTTCTCCGAAAAGTCTCAACCTTTCCCTTCCCGATCAACCCATTCTTCTTCCGGAATCGAAACAGGAACCAAGCTCTGCGTATCCAATCTGATAAGTTTGGTGTCATGAACGATGACATCAAGGTTTGGAAGACAAAGATCAAAACTTTGTGAAGGTATCTCTCTGACACTTTGACTTCTCGTTTTGATAGTATGATTTGTGATCTCTGATAGTTTCACTTTCGGATTTGATGGTATGAAGCTTTCTCTGTGTCTCCTCTCTCAGCTCAGGTGATCGATATTCTCCTCTTGTCTTAGATTTGTGTTTTCTTTGCATTTTATCCTTTTGGATCTGTAAATGTGGTTCTGTCTTTGGGGGCGTTTAGATTCAGTTGTGTTGTTGTGTTCCGGATTGCAATCTGAGAAACTTCGCTTGTATTGATTGGTATATGAACATTGACATTTAAGTCAGAAGATTTGGATTGTGGTTGACTGTTCATTGATTTCTTCTTTGTCTTTAAAATTGTAGTTGATGTTCTGTTTATGGTTCCACTTCTCTAGCCATTTTTTGACAATTATagttaatcttcttctttttcttaggAGAGGATTATGCTCAAACAGTTAAAGTTCCGTTTGAATGAAGCGACCCCTTACGTTTTCATTTTGAGGTTCCTAAAAGCTGctcaatcaaacaagaaggtATGGGTGGAACTAGTTTCTGATAAgctatataaaatgtaaaaacaaacaTGTATGACTAAGCAGGCATTTGATACTACAgttttgtcagcttcaacaacTCTCCTTCTACCTAATAGAGCTGCGCATCAGCCATCTATGTAGCATGCTGCACTTTACATATGACTCCAGTTTGGACCGCGCTCCTAAACAGCCATACCCACTACAATGTCTCCCAAATGAAGTAAGTAAACTGTCTCTTTAGAATCAACATCTTGCAGATCACTTGACTGATTACAATGGTAAACTCCTTTGTATACAATTGTTTTATCACAGTGAATGTGTTACATGTGTGACTCTAGTGGCGTGGACAGAGGAGGAATTGTGTCCGAGCCATTGCTTCATGTATTGTGTCTATTGTTAGACAGTGATTAGGTAGGTGTGTTTTACATTAACTGTTTATTGGTTAGACATAattcaactttaaaaaaaagttatgaaatccattaattcaattttaaaaaaaaaaatttaagaacctCGTTGGTTCTCCCATTGGACgatgaaaaaattaattaaactaacaaggattctaaacttttcaaatcacaaaattaaCTACTAGTTTATTCATTAGAGCCCATAAAGGTGCTCTTAACTTCCTAAAGTCAAATTGCCTTCTCTCTCGTCACTCCTGAATCAGACAAAGCAAGTTTCTTGTGTGAAAAAAATGACTATTAAATGGGACATGATCTGCAGTTTATGTCTTTATGATAATAATTCGACTTAACATTTTATTGGGCTTGGGCTTTAAAGCTGTAATAAAGGTTGATGTAGAGGGGTAAAATCGTCAACTaactttctcttctctttctctctggggAACTATCTATCGACTCGCAAGCTCTTCGTCTCCTCTGTTGCGATCTACGtgctccctctctctctccgagCAAAGTCTGAAGCTTTTAGCGGGAAAATGTCGGGAAAAGGAGCAAAGGGTTTGATAATGGGGAAACCCAGTGGTAACGAGAAGGACAAGGACAAGAAGAAACAACCCATCACCCGTTCTGCTCGAGCTGGTCTTCAAGTAACTCTCTTACTGTCTCCTCCTGTAAACCAAAGTCTGTTCCTTTTTGGAATCGAATCTTATAAGTGGCGGATCCTTCACCTTTTTTAGCATCTCTTAGCCCTCGTATTAGGCTAGTCATGATACTTGAGACTTGAGAGTAGTTTAAGGTCGTAATAGCAACAAAGAGATGGTTTTGATTCAAAACTGTGTGTTTTCTTCAACATTTCATTAGTGGGTGAGTTCTTGATTTTGTGGTTATGACTAGTCATGGTTATGCTGTTATGAGgaacaaaaaatctaatttgATTCACTAATCTGTGTTTTCTTGAACCTTCTTATGGTGTTGATGCTGGGAGGTTTCTAAAAAGTCTTGCTTCAACTCAAGAACCTTGAGCTTTTGTAACTAATTGACTTTTGTGTCTCAGATCTTGTTCCATTGTTGTGACTTATTATTGGTTCCTTTTTGTACAGTTCCCTGTAGGTAGGGTGCATCGACTGTTGAAGACTAGGTCCACCGCTCACGGAAGAGTTGGAGCAACTGCAGCTGTTTACACGGCGGCGATACTTGAGTATCTGACTGCAGAAGTTCTGGAGTTGGCTGGTAACGCGAGCAAGGACCTGAAGGTGAAACGTATCTCCCCCAGGCACTTGCAGCTCGCTATTCGTGGAGATGAAGAGCTGGATACTCTCATCAAAGGAACTATAGCTGGCGGTGGTGTCATCCCTCACATCCACAAGTCTCTCATCAACAAATCCGCCAAGGAATAGATTTTATTTACCACTTTGCAAGAGAGTCTTATGTTTGGTTAAGAAGTCTCTAGAGATGTTTGTTTAGGATATGTTTGTTATTGTTTTACCATCGGTGTTACTTGTCTATCTATGTGCGTATGTATTTGATGATTATCTAAACCCTTTTCTGAATACTACCTTTTGGTTTGTTCCTATCAATGTAACATATAATCCCTTTGTAAATCTAGTTGAAGTCATAATCTAATTAAAGCCACTTCACACCAACAATTGTTAGGAAATGTATATTGATATCATGATCCATAAACCTCGTCGATTCCGACAAATCCTGTTTTATCATTTCTAAAACCTTTGGATTACTTAAtaagattaacatgtttaatGAAGTTTGTGGTTATCGTTAAAATATAGTATAGTAACCAGTGACACAAGCGACATGGTCCTCGTACTATAATTAAAAGGGGACCATAGCATCCCATGTTGTGTAGTGTTTTTAATTACTATTGTCTGCATTTCGACTCTGTTTTTATACACATTTACGTTGATTGTCGTACAGAGAATATTAAAGAGACGTCCATGTTCCTATGTTTGTACGTATTAATTTTTGGAATTGAAATAAGATCGACTCTGTctttcacacaaaaaaaaatccatgtcTTCTACTCAGCCTCTCGACCCTCTCCAACGGTAGGAATTGGATCAGAGCTAACGGCCCTAGGCTAAATATCAAGAAGAAGTGACTTTAGTCgccaaattttatttaaaaagttacCAATTGTAAAACGTGTTTTCGGTACCGTTGTTGGAGAGGTTTTTACACCAATCCTATAGTGCCCAATATAATTGGACGACACTGTGTAGGATAAAGTCCCGAACCAGCAGCGTATGGCCTTTATCTAATATCTTTTACACTTGTTTTGGTTTCAATGTTTTCGTGTTGTTCAGTTACAAGGTTTGTGGCTTTCTTTTCTTGTTCTGTCAACAAAGACATTTCTTATACATACATCCGCAATTAATCAACTTGTCTGGATTCTTTtcttgtgtttatttttgtggatTTCAAAGATCTAGCTTGATTGTTTCTATAGGAAAAGGCAAGAATTTGTTATTTCCTTTGGAACTAAGCCTTAAGTCATGATGAGACGATGAAGTTTCGATGAAGACTTTTTAAGAACAGAACAACGTctgtaatttgttttaaatggtGGGACTTTTTAACAGGTGTGACCCCCCTAGAAGATACTAGGTGTGACACCCCCTAGAGACTATAGGTGGGACTCACCAAGAGCTCAATCCTATGTACTTccacatataataataaaatttattattaaaaatatatttttaaaatatattttatatcaaatataaattcttataaattaCGGTAAAAacctgtatatatattataaatttatacaaGATTTACTCATAcattataagaaataaatattctcaaatatcaGTAAAATAACTGATCTTCTtggtttttacaaaacaaaatataatattttatgtagtTTAGAATTTCTTATGTTAAACTCTTTTGACACTGCAATTTATATATAACTCTACTAAAGtaaagataataattttaaagttttattttataagtcCTATATAAAAGTGTGATCGCTTatgttataattatttttaaaaatcatttaaatatcTAGATATTTTTCTAACTTTGATCTTTTTCTAACATATTTGCCAAGTAATTAATGAATCAACTGTTGTCTTATAGCTACGTCTAGGGCCTGAAAACCTCACAGCTATTGTGAATCAATAGTGTTTGTCTGTTATCATCGATCAAACAAGAAACTTGTTCTTACCGAATGTTGTTTTTAAGAGTATTATTTCCGCAGGAATTTTACCGTTGAATGAGGGATGATGAATTTTCCTTACACACACTGCAACCTCCACAGTTAAAACCAAAATGATGACGAGAACACTGAAAATCAAAAGAACAAGGAGAACATTTTGCCGGTATCTGCCATCACCTCCGACAAATCACCGTCAAAAGCTTCCCGAAGAATGAAgtctttttaattgaaaaattgTTTAAGCTATCACTTTACCTAaactatatttacttttaatttaaaaaaaagtaaatgaaCACTTCACCCGTGGATTAAatactaatctagatttagattttagatttgaGTGGTGGAGTTATAGAGGTGGAGtttaagattttaataaatatataaatagagaaaaataataaagaaaaagaaagacatagattttttgataaaatatataagaaaaaataaaattttgttgtagctttaaaaatgAAGCTAaacatgatttttaaaattgaaagcaaaaaaaattaaagacatTTTTTCTTACGTATTTTAggcaaaaaaattacatatttcttttatagaatattgaacatctaaaatgaaaaaaattatttataatatcaaataaattagataatcataataaaaaaatatataaacataatttaatttaattttgggtatttttaaaatcactgaaatatttaaaataacaaaaattattattttacatattacattttaaataacagTAAACTTTGTtaatttctaataaaatatttaatattaattattttatttgataaaaattaattatttttatatgcatcatatatttcacaTCAAAAGTCTTTACGAAATATATACGGTAACAAATTTAAAGGTACAACCAACTTACCTACGTCTAAACTTTACAGCTAAATTTTTACAGCAAAAGTCGAACCAATCATCACCAATGTTCCTATACAAAAAGTGTAAACCTTATGatataattattgttttaataaaaattagaaatttgTGTTGTGGAAAAATTGCtgaaattcattatttttacaaataaaaatatagttttcagtttattagagtttagaatttCTTACATTGTACTTTTTGAAGTACATTTTAGGAATAATCCTTATTTCATCATAATAATTAGAACTTAGGCCACTGAAATTTAAATTGTTCCTTAACTAGTGTTAGCACGGTTAaatttattctattaaattatttgatcatgaaactgtaaaataatttttaagcaaaaatattattttagtcaAATATCTTAACAACATGATTAAGAGATTGCTGCTGCATCCCTATCTTTCTTGTAATACGTCTACACTTTTTATTTCTTACACCTAAAGATGAATCACGGTTCtctaattttatgaaaattctCTGAGAaacattgtgtttttttttatccctTTCCCCCCCTCTTCATTAACAGTTaagattttaaaacttttttactTTAAGACTCttgatgaattaaaaaaatagatttcaacATGAGATAAATTCTGACCTTGGATAAAATAGATGTAACACCTAACGATTTCAAACGTGATATCAGAATGTGTGGTATGGAGATGGGTTGGGTTGTTGATAGTTATTTTCATTGGTAGAGTGTTAGGTTTTTTTGCTGTCTTTCTACATCTTTTGATCGTTATTTGTTAGCCGTGGGATATGATTTCTTCAAAGCTACatgagaaacaaaatattaaagcTTAACATAAAAGAGAGGATCATAGAAAACTAAAGGATATATCTCGTTTTAGATTATGTACAATTTTGCTCTTTTACTGTGTCTTCTGCAGAGAACCATTCTTGTTAAAGCCATTCTTGTTAAAGCCTAGTttatcattttttcttcttccctctctgtttctgtttttgttGTATGCAAAAGCAAGGAAATAGTCTACAAATGATAAGCCATATAAATAACCGAGATTTGTAAATACCAATTATGAAGATAATGAAGTTGGAAATATGTATTATTACCTTAGTTGCTGCTGAGCTTTGAAACAGCAGTACACTCAAGTGCCATATTCAACCTGAAATAAACAattaagagatttttttttttgtaacaccaatTAAGAGATTATTAACTGAGAAAAGAGGAAAATGGATCTTAATTAAGAGTAATCATAAACTTGTATGACAAAATTTGGCATCAGTAGAAGACCTCAACAGAAAGagaaacatgaaaaaaaaaatgaagatttgGAGGATGAAAAAGGGATAACGGCGGATCAAAAAAACTGAAAGGTAATATAGATGAAAAACAGTTTCAAATCGTGATCTTCTTTTTAACGTGGCTGTGAAATTAACAAGATCATGTAGTCTAGTAGTCTGTTTTCCTACTTACAGTTTAAAGCAcgattattcaaaaaaaaaaaaaaaaaaaaaaaaaaaaaaagaaatgttaGAAAATTTAGGGATTAGGAATTTGGTATTTCgttgaacaaaaagaaaaaaaggtatTTGGAATTTCATCAAATTTGGaaaagaattttgttttttatttttttaataacgtTATGCCAagtgtcaaattttgaattgCGAAGTGACATGTGCTTTACTATATAAAGGATTTCAGTGCTTATTGCTTTTtctcatttaatttaaaacaaacataatcCAGTATTTTGATATCCCTttaatttggtttagttttgaCAAGTATGTCATTGACTGACTTTTATTAATGATTAAGGAGATGTtattggtttttatattttgattgatttataaatacatacagtatttataaattcaaataaaatatacaaattttcaaattctttcggattagtatttacaaatccgGAAGTTTTCCTtcagatttgagtctttgtatttttaacaaagaaatctatgcaaatccattcaaatatattataaaaacaaatctacTAGTAAATCCGTATGATTGAATAATGCTTGATTTgaattagaatttatgaatcattaaaccaataacacatgatttcaatacatattttaaaatcatataaccaataacactaaatttagTCTAGATTTGTATGCATAGTCAACAAACTATCTCtctattaaaaacaatataattgtGACATATATTCAATTCGTTAAGTCACAATTTTTTGTTGACAATAAAAATCAACGTTTTATATTTGGAATCTAACTGGGGTTCTTAGCTTcggttaagagacggttcttagttttttttagattttaactaagaaaagctaagaaccatCTCTTAAATACGAGATATAAGAGTcgtctcttagccgaaaagtgtaaaaaaaacaaaaaaaaaaatttaactcatgatttaatatttttttgttttttttacacttttcgggtaagagacggctcttatatctcttatttaagagacggttattagtttttcttagttaaaatctaaaaaaaaactaagaaccgtcttTTAACCGAAGATAAGAACCCCAGTTAGATAAAACGCGAACCGTCTTTCAAAAGCGCGAACCAACTGTAAAACTTTAAAACCGTACTGACAAACACAGTCAATTTGTTAACACTATTATTTTGATAACTATGCCTTCAGTCCTTATTTATAGCTAGCTTATTCTTACTTAGAACAAACTGGTTACTAAGCTAATTGATATTTGATTTCAAGATTACATGCTATTGGTAATTTTTGtgtcatcaaaatatatattttacaaaacaatttaATGTCTAGATATTTTGCTAAgtatgatttattttcttacatGGTTTACTTATCAATCAACCGTAGTCTTATCGCTACGTCTAGGGCCTGAAAACCTTAAAGCtgttctagaaaaaaaaatctcagtGATTTGTCTGTATGTATATCGTCGACCAGACAAGAAACTTGTtggcaaaacaaacaaacaagaaacATGTTCTTTccgaatctatactattaaatcagGATCCTATTGTCCTTTTTACCTTAGCCTACCATTTCTTTACTAatattgcatgtttcattaaggacaatcaagtaatattaataacatatctatattgggtcatttttttcggatccagcccactgtccacatcagatctctcttgggccatttggacCGATTAATAAATCAGATCCAactctcacatttttttttcttttcggccattgagtccaagttcaaataattttttttcaatcattcttaattattttttttcttaatataatttaagcattcataaaaaaaattgattttttcattgaaaagtataaatctttattaaaagtatataattatttttattaaaaatattaaccacataataaaattaatttatcagagttataccaacttaattcattaagaaaataaagtttaatttttgaaacataaatagtcatttaaaataaaacatgataaaaaaagataaaaagtttaagtcttttataaaataaaacacaaatatatgaaatatgacatttactaaatattttgaccattgaaaaaaaaaaaaactccgcgctttcatcaaaatctagtattatccttaaaaggaaatgaaaataattttcttctcaaccatagttttttatttatttgatgagAAAACCTGTTCTTTCTGAATATTATccttaatgaaatataaaataaattatttttttcaacgATAGTTACAAACAGTATAAAACTACGCACTGTACACACACTGCAAGTCCATCGTGAAAACCAAAAAGATGACGAGAGCATCTCTGCCGGTATCTGTCATCACCTCCAGCAAATCTCCGTTACAAGCTGCCGGAGGAACGAAGTCTTTTTGGTTCGAGGGTGATGGTTTCGTTCACGACGTGGATTGTTTCGTTAAAACCATCGCCACAATCAAAGCCAACGGCGCTCGTCCCGGCCACATTGGCTCCATTATCGCTCATTATGCTTCCACGCGGCTCCCTG
The window above is part of the Brassica napus cultivar Da-Ae chromosome C3, Da-Ae, whole genome shotgun sequence genome. Proteins encoded here:
- the LOC106360428 gene encoding probable histone H2A variant 3 isoform X2 — protein: MTSRFGRQRSKLCEAQERIMLKQLKFRLNEATPYVFILRFLKAAQSNKKFCQLQQLSFYLIELRISHLCSMLHFTYDSSLDRAPKQPYPLQCLPNELFVSSVAIYVLPLSLRAKSEAFSGKMSGKGAKGLIMGKPSGNEKDKDKKKQPITRSARAGLQFPVGRVHRLLKTRSTAHGRVGATAAVYTAAILEYLTAEVLELAGNASKDLKVKRISPRHLQLAIRGDEELDTLIKGTIAGGGVIPHIHKSLINKSAKE
- the LOC106360428 gene encoding probable histone H2A variant 3 isoform X1, with the translated sequence MTSRFGRQRSKLCEAFSVSPLSAQERIMLKQLKFRLNEATPYVFILRFLKAAQSNKKFCQLQQLSFYLIELRISHLCSMLHFTYDSSLDRAPKQPYPLQCLPNELFVSSVAIYVLPLSLRAKSEAFSGKMSGKGAKGLIMGKPSGNEKDKDKKKQPITRSARAGLQFPVGRVHRLLKTRSTAHGRVGATAAVYTAAILEYLTAEVLELAGNASKDLKVKRISPRHLQLAIRGDEELDTLIKGTIAGGGVIPHIHKSLINKSAKE
- the LOC106360428 gene encoding probable histone H2A variant 3 isoform X3, which codes for MLKQLKFRLNEATPYVFILRFLKAAQSNKKFCQLQQLSFYLIELRISHLCSMLHFTYDSSLDRAPKQPYPLQCLPNELFVSSVAIYVLPLSLRAKSEAFSGKMSGKGAKGLIMGKPSGNEKDKDKKKQPITRSARAGLQFPVGRVHRLLKTRSTAHGRVGATAAVYTAAILEYLTAEVLELAGNASKDLKVKRISPRHLQLAIRGDEELDTLIKGTIAGGGVIPHIHKSLINKSAKE
- the LOC106360428 gene encoding probable histone H2A variant 3 isoform X4 gives rise to the protein MSGKGAKGLIMGKPSGNEKDKDKKKQPITRSARAGLQFPVGRVHRLLKTRSTAHGRVGATAAVYTAAILEYLTAEVLELAGNASKDLKVKRISPRHLQLAIRGDEELDTLIKGTIAGGGVIPHIHKSLINKSAKE